The Opisthocomus hoazin isolate bOpiHoa1 chromosome 35, bOpiHoa1.hap1, whole genome shotgun sequence genome contains a region encoding:
- the LOC142365308 gene encoding LOW QUALITY PROTEIN: ferredoxin-2, mitochondrial-like (The sequence of the model RefSeq protein was modified relative to this genomic sequence to represent the inferred CDS: deleted 2 bases in 1 codon), translated as MAASMAAASGGSVTRRLLRGAARGLGGGGAAAEEPEAAVVNVVFVDRSGRHVPVRGRVGDNVLQLAQRHGLELEGACEASLACSTCHVYVSAPHLDRLPPPDEREEDLLDQAPLLRENSRLSCQLVLSPALEGAHFALPRVTRNFYVDGHVPKTPLRAGGGPPRGAGRTPPRRINPPPEVGDPPPVSRVQPLGVAGPPGAGDAAGQ; from the exons ATGGCGGCCTCCAtggcggcggcgagcggcggcTCCGTGACgcggcggctgctgcggggagcggcgcggggcctcggcgggggcggggccgcggcggaggAGCCCGAGGCCGCCGT ggtGAACGTCGTGTTCGTGGACCGGAGCGGGCGGCACGTCCCGGTACGGGGCCGCGTCGGGGACAACGTCCTGCAGCTGGCGCAGCGGCAcgggctggagctggagg gcgcCTGCGAGGCCTCCCTGGCCTGCTCCACGTGCCACGTCTACGTCAGCGCCCCCCACCTCGACCGG CTGCCCCCCCCCGATGAGCG ggaagAAGACCTGCTGGACCAGGCCCCGCTGCTGCGGGAGAACTCGCGCCTGAGCTGCCAGCTGGTGCTGAGCCCCGCGCTGGAGGGGGCCCACTTCGCCCTCCCCAGGGTCACCCGCAACTTCTACGTCGACGGCCACGTCCCCAAAACCCCactgagggcggggggggggcccccccGGGGGGCGGGTCGCACCCCCCCCAGACGGATAAACCCCCCTCCCGAGGTGGGTGACcccccccctgtaagcagggtgCAGCCCCTCGGGGTGGCGGGACCCCCCGGAGCGGGTGATGCTGCCGGGCagtga
- the LOC142365281 gene encoding LOW QUALITY PROTEIN: ribonucleoprotein PTB-binding 1-like (The sequence of the model RefSeq protein was modified relative to this genomic sequence to represent the inferred CDS: inserted 4 bases in 3 codons; deleted 7 bases in 7 codons), with translation SDVTQLTFDLLHSKCLCVDKLPHSYADLEELRRVFSAACAPAFCQLAYGQDGQLKGFAVLEYESAEAAEMVQQATDGLLLAGNHVRVSFCAPGPPGRSMLAALIAAQATALNRGKGLLPEPNILQILNSLGNPASLQLLLNPLLHGAVGGKQGILGAAPSVPLVTNPALSTALLQLALQNQTPAQQKPGILGDSPLSSLPHGALGLAAAPAQPPGQLLGDLSSGGPLPGDMAQGHVKSPILPSGKRPXASFLGPVGVDRENAVLGTQVPQLGPPPXHPPGSAGLTTSLLGSGGGGLQKPKQGETGPPRCRGKTPSHRVSLLGEPPKDFKIPLNPYLNLHSLLPANSLGGAAGKGFNLKGGVLGGVANPRLSQPDPLLPSPGLAGDGYAFDYQPVGLGSRLYPQSRDHAGPILGGFGHRHTPSPLQLSSSPGFERGAWGPPLPPPFYSGSPSSYFTSGLQAGLIQSHLNKAVGMPPAGSADAALPLAPPSHSHSSHSKTPGGGQKRAFSHLLPXPEPSPEGCYVGQHSQGLGGHYADSYLKRKRIF, from the exons TCCGACGTCACCCAGCTGACGTTCGACCTCCTCCACTCCAAGTGCCTCTGCGTCGACAAGCTGCCCCACAGCTACGCCGAC CTCGAGGAGCTGCGGAGGGTCTTCTCCGCCGCCTGCGCCCCGGCCTTCTGCCAG CTGGCCTACGGTCAGGACGGGCAGCTGAAGGGCTTCGCCGTGCTGGAGTACGAGTCGGCCGAGGCGGCGGAGATGGTTCAGCAGGCCACGGACGGTTTGCTGCTCGCCGGGAACCACGTCCGAGTCTCC TTCTGcgctcccggccctcccggccGCAGCATGTTGGCCGCCCTGATAGCCGCGCAGGCGACG gCGCTGAATCGC GGAAAAGGGCTCCTCCCCGAGCCCAACATCCTCCAAATCCTCAACAGCCTGGGAAATCCGgcttccctccagctgctgctcaacCCCCTGCTCCACGGGGCCGTCGGAGGGAAGCAGG GAATCCTCGGCGCCGCTCCCTCCGTGCCGCTGGTGACCAACCCGGCCCTCTCCACCGCGCTGCTCCAGCTCGCGCTGCAGAACCAGACCCCAGCGCAGCAG AAGCCGGGGATCCTGGGCGACTCGCCGCTGAGCTCCCTGCCCCACGGCGCCCTGGGCTTGGCCGCCGCgccggcgcagccccccggccagctccTGGGAGACCTCTCCTCAG GTGGTCCCTTGCCCGGTGACATGGCCCAGGGCCACGTGAAATCGCCGATTCTGCCTTCCGGGAAACGTC TTGCTTCGTTCCTGGGCCCGGTGGGGGTCGATCGGGAAAACGCGGTGCTGGGGACGCAGGTGCCGCAGCTGGGCCCCCCGCC TCACCCCCCCGGCTCTGCAGGGCTCACCACCTCCCTCctgggctccggcggcggcgggctcCAGAAACCAAAGCAGGGCGAGACCGGACCCCCCCGCTGCCGGGGTAAGACCCCCTCGCACCGC GTCTCGCTCCTCGGGGAACCCCCCAAAGACTTCAAGATTCCTCTCAACCCCTACCTGAACCTGCAC AGCCTCCTGCCGGCCAACAGCCTGGGAG GCGCCGCCGGCAAAGGGTTCAACCTGAAAGGTGGCGTTTTGGGGGGCGTTGCCAACCCCCGGCTCTCGCAGCCCGACCCGCTCCTACCCTCGCCCGGGCTGGCCGGGGACGGCTACGCCTTCGATTACCAGCCGGTGG GATTGGGCTCCCGGCTTTACCCCCAGAGCAGAGACCACGCTGGACCCATCCTGGGGGGCTTCGGGCACAGACA CACCCCTTCCCCCTTGCAGCTCTCCTCGTCCCCAGGCTTCGAGCGGGGGGCTTGGGGCCCGCCCTTGCCCCCCCCTTTTTACTCAGGCTCCCCCAGTTCCTACTTCACCAGTGGCCTTCAAGCCGGGCTCATA CAGAGTCACCTCAACAAG GCCGTCGGGATGCCTCCAGCGGGCTCCGCTGACGCCGCCCTCCCCTTGGCA CCCCCCAGCCACTCGCACAGCTCCCACTCAAAG ACCCCCGGGGGGGGCCAGAAACGAGCCTTctcccacctcctgc tcccggaGCCCAGCCCCGAGGGCTGCTACGTGGGGCAGCACTCCCAGGGC CTGGGGGGCCACTACGCCGACTCCTacctgaagaggaagaggataTTTTAG